Proteins found in one uncultured Desulfuromonas sp. genomic segment:
- a CDS encoding transposase, which yields MARPLRIEYAGAFYHVTSRGNERKAIFKSQKDREKFLSYLESAVTRYGAVIHTWCLMDNHYHLLVERRRTKGRTKGSGLNS from the coding sequence ATGGCACGTCCTTTAAGAATCGAATACGCTGGTGCTTTTTACCACGTTACGTCACGGGGTAATGAACGCAAGGCGATTTTCAAAAGCCAAAAAGATCGAGAAAAGTTTCTTTCCTATTTAGAATCGGCCGTCACGCGCTATGGCGCAGTTATCCATACGTGGTGCCTGATGGATAACCATTATCACCTGCTGGTGGAAAGAAGAAGAACAAAAGGAAGAACAAAAGGGTCAGGTCTCAACTCTTAA
- a CDS encoding transposase has product MARPLRIEYAGAFYHVTSRGNERKAIFKSQKDREKFLSYLESAVTRYGAVIHTWCLMDNHYHLLVETPRGNLSQIMRHINGAYTTYFNIKRQRSGHLFQGRYKAILIEADAYALELSRYIHLNPVRANMVDKPEDYTWSSYGSYIAQSKAPDWLDTTFVLGYFNADASSVHEMYRQFVEDRCERDKNPLKDVIGSAILGSQKFINDVSINRLSNTDKRNVPGIKALFQRPSVEQTVTKIKAELGSSEDLRNICIYCCRHYSGAKLKEIGDYFEISDAAVCQASRRLSLKAELNKSLKNRLLQMKDVLTPVKS; this is encoded by the coding sequence ATGGCACGTCCTTTAAGAATCGAATACGCGGGTGCTTTTTACCACGTTACTTCTCGTGGGAATGAACGCAAGGCAATTTTCAAAAGCCAAAAAGATCGAGAAAAGTTTCTTTCCTATTTAGAATCGGCCGTCACGCGCTATGGTGCAGTTATCCATACGTGGTGTTTGATGGATAACCATTATCACCTGCTGGTGGAAACACCACGCGGAAACCTTTCTCAGATTATGCGTCACATCAATGGCGCCTACACAACCTATTTCAACATCAAACGGCAGCGGTCCGGCCATTTATTTCAAGGGAGATACAAGGCGATCCTCATTGAGGCTGATGCCTATGCACTGGAACTCTCTCGTTATATTCATCTGAACCCAGTCAGGGCAAACATGGTTGACAAACCAGAAGACTACACATGGTCGAGTTATGGCAGCTATATCGCTCAAAGCAAGGCTCCCGACTGGTTGGATACAACATTTGTTCTCGGATATTTTAACGCTGATGCATCGAGCGTGCATGAAATGTATCGGCAATTTGTCGAAGACCGTTGCGAGAGGGACAAAAACCCGCTGAAAGATGTGATCGGCTCAGCGATTCTGGGTAGCCAAAAATTTATCAACGACGTTTCGATTAATAGACTGAGCAATACAGACAAGCGCAACGTCCCTGGGATAAAGGCCCTATTTCAACGCCCTTCGGTTGAACAAACCGTGACAAAAATCAAAGCTGAACTTGGTTCGAGCGAGGATCTAAGGAATATATGCATTTATTGCTGCCGTCATTACAGCGGTGCCAAGCTGAAAGAGATCGGTGACTATTTCGAAATCAGCGATGCAGCAGTCTGTCAAGCCAGCCGCAGGTTGTCGTTAAAAGCTGAACTAAACAAGTCACTTAAAAATCGGCTACTACAAATGAAAGACGTTTTGACACCTGTTAAAAGTTGA
- a CDS encoding ISNCY family transposase, protein MRQKRNPQLSLFMTVNNTQIGKELEQMSRILDDTPGLLQVVFDDLVKTKRADTGRQGLTAEQVLRCAVLKQYRQLSYEELAFHLDDSSAFRRFARLDMGQYPRKSILQENIKAISEQSWEEIHRLLIDYAVKHKIEKGRKIRIDSTAIETDIHHPTDSTLLADGIRIITRWLGAGKALSPAPSYRYSDHNRVVKKRVMTILNTRKEQVRKTAYQDLLHYAERVVNYALPAIAELRAYQGLELLSAQGIAANLERAVGLLGKVIDQTRRRVINGETVPASEKVVSFFEEHSDIIVKGQRDITYGHKVFFTGGPSTLILDCLIESGNPADSDRYQMLLERQQQLFGRMPRQVSADGGFASKSNLDFAKSNQVKDAVFAKRRGLSVLAMAKSNWVYKRLRNFRAGIEAGISALKRAFGLDRCTWSGWAGFKQYVRSSVVSYNLLAMARIRLA, encoded by the coding sequence ATGCGCCAAAAACGTAACCCCCAACTGAGCCTGTTTATGACTGTCAACAATACCCAGATCGGTAAAGAATTGGAGCAGATGTCACGAATCCTCGATGACACTCCAGGTCTGCTTCAAGTCGTTTTTGATGATCTGGTCAAGACCAAACGGGCCGATACCGGTCGTCAGGGGTTGACCGCCGAGCAGGTCTTGCGCTGTGCCGTTCTGAAACAATATCGGCAGCTCAGTTACGAGGAGCTTGCCTTTCACCTGGATGACTCCTCTGCCTTTCGTCGTTTCGCTCGCCTGGACATGGGACAATATCCCCGCAAATCGATCCTGCAGGAGAACATCAAGGCGATTTCCGAGCAGAGCTGGGAAGAGATTCATCGCCTGCTCATCGATTACGCCGTCAAACATAAGATCGAAAAAGGACGCAAGATCCGCATCGACTCAACGGCCATCGAAACCGATATCCACCATCCGACAGATTCCACTCTTTTGGCCGATGGCATTCGGATTATCACCCGCTGGCTCGGTGCCGGGAAGGCCCTCTCCCCAGCCCCTTCCTACCGCTACAGCGACCATAACCGCGTGGTCAAAAAGCGGGTGATGACCATTCTCAATACCAGAAAAGAGCAGGTTCGTAAAACCGCCTATCAGGATCTACTTCACTATGCCGAACGCGTCGTCAACTATGCCCTGCCGGCGATTGCCGAACTGCGTGCCTATCAGGGCCTTGAGTTGCTCAGCGCCCAGGGGATCGCGGCAAATCTGGAGCGGGCCGTCGGTCTGCTGGGTAAGGTCATCGACCAGACCCGGCGCCGCGTGATCAACGGCGAAACCGTACCGGCTTCGGAAAAGGTCGTCTCCTTTTTCGAGGAACACAGCGACATTATCGTCAAGGGGCAGCGGGACATCACCTACGGCCACAAAGTGTTTTTCACTGGTGGCCCATCGACCCTGATTCTCGATTGTCTCATCGAGTCGGGCAATCCGGCGGACAGTGATCGTTACCAAATGCTCCTTGAACGGCAGCAGCAACTTTTTGGGCGCATGCCGCGCCAGGTGAGCGCCGACGGCGGGTTTGCCTCCAAGAGCAATTTGGACTTCGCCAAGTCGAACCAGGTCAAGGATGCTGTCTTTGCCAAGCGGCGCGGGCTGTCCGTTTTGGCGATGGCCAAAAGCAACTGGGTCTATAAGCGCCTGAGGAATTTTCGAGCCGGAATCGAGGCCGGAATTTCTGCACTCAAGAGGGCCTTCGGGCTTGACCGTTGCACCTGGTCCGGCTGGGCTGGCTTTAAGCAATACGTCCGCAGCAGCGTGGTTTCCTACAACCTGCTGGCCATGGCGCGTATCAGGCTGGCTTAA
- a CDS encoding DUF2064 domain-containing protein: MTIRRNAILLFSKPPVPGLVKTRLSTIKDGWYTPEIAASLYKCMLLDLLEITCDALADLEAKQAAERRPGDLEDIYDIFISTTPAENIAVMEQVLADAGPWPREFTVISDIGASFDEHYNHAFEQVFERGCSTILSYGADMPTLEKFVVIEGFEKLQRLCGIEGGGIVLSPDQQMGVSLVGWTKDTRIDHTGVFYNPDGLTVLPAYIQKAAANEIPALYLPAVPDVDTMLDLLHALTLMEAMEYCARFESITVPSRTLAAVRELGLEVIVPPNELRDSREGIDD; encoded by the coding sequence ATGACCATACGACGCAACGCCATTCTCTTGTTCAGCAAACCGCCCGTGCCCGGCCTCGTGAAAACCCGGTTAAGCACCATCAAGGACGGGTGGTACACCCCGGAGATCGCCGCCTCACTCTACAAGTGCATGCTTCTTGACCTGCTGGAGATCACCTGCGATGCGCTTGCCGACCTCGAAGCAAAGCAAGCCGCCGAGAGACGGCCCGGCGATCTGGAAGATATTTACGATATCTTTATTTCGACAACCCCCGCAGAGAATATCGCTGTTATGGAGCAGGTTCTTGCGGACGCCGGGCCATGGCCGAGGGAGTTTACGGTCATCAGCGATATCGGCGCGAGCTTTGACGAACACTACAACCACGCCTTTGAGCAAGTCTTTGAGCGCGGCTGCAGCACGATTCTGTCGTATGGCGCCGATATGCCCACCCTGGAGAAATTCGTTGTCATCGAAGGTTTTGAAAAACTGCAACGGCTGTGCGGCATCGAGGGGGGAGGCATCGTGCTCTCTCCAGATCAGCAGATGGGTGTCTCACTGGTTGGCTGGACCAAGGACACCCGCATCGATCACACCGGTGTCTTCTACAATCCGGACGGCCTGACCGTGCTTCCCGCCTACATTCAGAAGGCGGCAGCAAATGAGATCCCCGCTCTCTACCTGCCCGCTGTGCCCGATGTGGACACGATGCTCGACCTGCTGCACGCCTTGACCCTGATGGAAGCCATGGAGTACTGCGCCCGCTTCGAGAGTATTACGGTCCCCTCGCGCACGCTCGCTGCGGTGCGAGAACTCGGACTCGAGGTCATCGTGCCGCCAAACGAGCTGCGGGATTCGCGCGAAGGGATCGACGACTGA
- a CDS encoding TetR/AcrR family transcriptional regulator: MNYLNLRQNENTAERQLRPVHSAKGRTINPEAKRKKILRTAHKLFVNRGYYRVSIPMIVAASGISTGAIYNLFGSKENIARTLYEELSVRFMVSFQKRLAQHTTTYGKLRAFTELVFDLTESDPAMIEYLMFMRHSEFVDDLSPLLSEPFEIVRSIVREGIAANDIKSGDYFACSVTYTGAILRPVMLHLESVLPKPLKEYSEEFINNAWDAIKA, encoded by the coding sequence ATGAATTATCTGAATTTACGACAAAACGAAAACACTGCAGAAAGACAACTGCGGCCCGTCCACAGTGCAAAGGGCCGCACCATTAACCCGGAAGCCAAGCGAAAAAAAATTCTTCGCACGGCCCATAAACTCTTTGTCAATAGGGGCTATTACCGGGTTTCTATCCCCATGATCGTCGCGGCCTCCGGAATCAGTACCGGAGCTATTTACAACCTGTTCGGCAGCAAAGAAAATATTGCCCGTACGTTGTACGAAGAGCTCAGTGTCCGTTTTATGGTCAGCTTTCAGAAACGCCTTGCCCAACATACCACCACCTACGGGAAATTGCGGGCGTTTACCGAGTTGGTTTTTGATTTGACGGAATCCGACCCCGCGATGATCGAGTACCTGATGTTCATGCGCCATTCCGAGTTTGTCGACGATCTGTCACCACTGTTAAGTGAACCGTTTGAAATCGTGCGCAGTATTGTCAGAGAGGGGATCGCTGCCAACGATATCAAATCGGGAGATTATTTCGCTTGCTCGGTAACATACACTGGGGCGATCCTGCGTCCGGTAATGCTCCACCTGGAATCAGTACTGCCGAAACCGCTCAAAGAATACTCTGAAGAGTTTATCAACAACGCCTGGGATGCTATCAAAGCCTGA
- a CDS encoding sensor domain-containing diguanylate cyclase, with protein sequence MSSTVGPFSGFSQPFEHLRTSDTLREERIRLLYYNLPSSIGISALLLVLIIFVFNSVIVHERLYGWFASLGLVLSGRVLFYLYWKKYRTDAVKSPDWLFWFRFGAIITGIVWGVGGVVLTPPESLSHKIYISFVVGGLGAGAAITMAVDRVSVNSYLLSILVPLIVFLFTEGDKMSLGMATMMTLFLLFLLSSAKQLRLQFEENCNLRYQALESAQQFRQMLESSPIAARIADAETNQVLFANSSYITLIESTPDEVLGVVTTAYYPCADVYADMMHKLCHGGQVTNELVELRSPDANGWVKWVLASYIAVEYEDKSAVLGWFYDITDRKIMEEEVEKMAYYDVLTGLPNRSLFFDRLKQALIKADRDKQLVGLLFLDLDKFKPVNDQYGHHVGDMLLKAVSERICSCLRRKTDSVSRIGGDEFVILLPTLTTIEDGLKIGEKIREELNQPFVVDSKILEVSSSIGIAVYPTHADDEHELIKSADIAMYYAKADGRNRTNVYYEAMVR encoded by the coding sequence ATGTCATCCACCGTCGGCCCTTTTTCGGGCTTTTCTCAACCCTTCGAACATCTGCGAACCTCTGATACTTTGAGAGAGGAGCGGATCAGACTGCTTTATTACAATCTGCCGAGTTCTATTGGCATTAGTGCGCTCCTTCTTGTTCTGATCATTTTTGTGTTTAATTCTGTGATTGTCCACGAACGTCTGTATGGATGGTTCGCCTCACTCGGCTTAGTGCTGTCCGGGCGGGTACTGTTTTACCTTTACTGGAAAAAATACCGTACTGATGCTGTGAAAAGTCCTGATTGGTTGTTCTGGTTTCGTTTTGGGGCAATCATTACAGGGATTGTTTGGGGCGTTGGCGGGGTGGTACTGACACCTCCGGAAAGCCTCAGTCACAAAATCTATATCTCGTTTGTTGTTGGCGGTTTGGGCGCCGGGGCAGCAATCACGATGGCCGTTGACCGGGTGAGCGTCAATAGCTATCTGCTTTCTATATTGGTTCCTCTTATCGTGTTTCTTTTTACCGAAGGCGACAAGATGTCCCTCGGTATGGCCACGATGATGACGTTGTTTTTGCTGTTTTTATTGTCAAGTGCAAAACAATTGCGCTTGCAGTTCGAAGAAAATTGCAACCTGAGGTATCAGGCGCTTGAAAGTGCGCAGCAATTTCGCCAGATGCTCGAAAGCAGCCCGATTGCAGCACGCATAGCCGATGCTGAAACGAATCAGGTCCTTTTTGCCAACAGCAGTTATATAACTTTGATCGAGTCGACTCCCGACGAAGTTCTGGGTGTCGTGACAACAGCATACTATCCTTGTGCCGATGTTTATGCGGACATGATGCACAAACTTTGTCATGGTGGGCAGGTTACCAATGAACTGGTCGAGCTGCGTTCGCCTGATGCTAACGGCTGGGTCAAGTGGGTTCTTGCCTCCTATATCGCCGTTGAGTACGAAGACAAATCTGCTGTTCTCGGGTGGTTTTATGATATTACCGATCGGAAAATCATGGAAGAGGAGGTCGAAAAAATGGCCTATTATGATGTTCTGACCGGACTCCCCAACCGCAGCCTGTTTTTCGACCGTTTAAAACAGGCTCTCATCAAAGCCGATCGCGACAAGCAACTTGTTGGACTGTTGTTCCTCGATCTGGATAAATTCAAACCCGTCAACGATCAATACGGACACCATGTTGGTGATATGTTGCTTAAGGCTGTTTCAGAGCGTATCTGTAGCTGCTTACGCCGTAAAACCGACTCTGTTTCCAGAATTGGCGGAGATGAATTTGTGATTTTGTTGCCAACTCTGACAACCATTGAAGATGGCTTAAAAATTGGTGAAAAAATCAGAGAAGAGCTGAATCAGCCCTTTGTGGTAGACAGCAAAATTCTTGAGGTCTCTTCAAGCATTGGTATCGCTGTTTATCCAACTCACGCCGACGACGAACACGAGCTGATTAAATCAGCGGACATTGCCATGTATTACGCCAAGGCCGATGGGCGAAACCGCACCAATGTGTATTATGAGGCGATGGTCAGATGA
- a CDS encoding OprD family outer membrane porin, with product MRKMVVCLLLLCLSTPAMAADNLKEMFANGTFKGEIQLLQFTRHFDRTTTDRQDRALGGSFYYKTDSFKGINLGVAFASTNNLDSDDDKGTYGLLAAGHESVTRLQEYYVQFHYFDTTVKVGAQEVYTPFLFPHPFRMMPRAFRGVSAVNQSFDNLKLMAFYLKSAVDWDDKTFGDISKAINPQIDSEDVYIIGASYNVPVEGMKVNVQGWGFSMTDVFNQTYFSAAASKKMDNDMVLHGGAKFFTQNSQGDERNGDLDTYQYGVNAGLAAFGFDLTAFYSKTGDDGIVDRWGYNKAIIQQVWHTGILADEDAYAAKLSYDFANVGAQGLSAYVFHTEYDTHDSNLNDKAETDLSVQYAFSGDYKGLGLRARYAMINTKGGGEDFTDTRFYITYKF from the coding sequence ATGAGAAAAATGGTTGTTTGTCTATTGCTGCTCTGCCTGTCCACACCGGCCATGGCTGCGGACAATCTAAAGGAGATGTTTGCCAACGGTACATTTAAGGGAGAAATTCAACTGTTGCAATTTACCAGGCATTTCGATCGGACAACGACTGATCGTCAAGACCGTGCCCTTGGAGGATCTTTCTATTATAAGACAGATAGCTTCAAAGGTATCAACTTGGGAGTTGCTTTTGCCAGTACAAACAACCTTGATAGTGACGATGATAAAGGGACCTATGGCTTACTTGCTGCCGGGCACGAAAGTGTAACCCGTTTGCAAGAATACTATGTTCAGTTTCATTATTTCGATACGACCGTCAAGGTGGGTGCTCAGGAAGTGTATACGCCGTTCCTGTTCCCTCACCCTTTCCGTATGATGCCCAGAGCCTTTCGTGGGGTTTCAGCGGTTAATCAAAGTTTTGACAATCTGAAACTGATGGCTTTCTACCTGAAGTCCGCCGTAGATTGGGACGATAAAACCTTTGGTGATATTTCAAAAGCGATCAATCCGCAAATCGATTCTGAAGACGTGTATATCATCGGCGCCAGCTATAACGTTCCGGTTGAGGGCATGAAGGTGAATGTTCAAGGCTGGGGATTCTCGATGACTGACGTCTTCAACCAAACCTATTTCTCTGCTGCCGCCAGTAAAAAGATGGATAACGACATGGTGCTGCACGGTGGAGCCAAATTCTTCACCCAGAACTCTCAAGGTGATGAGCGCAATGGTGATCTCGATACCTACCAGTATGGTGTCAACGCCGGGCTTGCTGCATTCGGATTCGACCTGACTGCGTTCTATTCAAAAACAGGTGACGATGGAATCGTTGACCGTTGGGGTTACAACAAAGCGATCATTCAGCAAGTTTGGCACACAGGTATTCTGGCTGACGAAGACGCTTATGCCGCCAAGCTGTCCTACGACTTCGCGAACGTCGGTGCACAAGGCCTGAGCGCGTATGTGTTCCATACGGAATACGACACGCACGATTCAAACCTCAATGATAAAGCCGAGACCGATTTGAGCGTTCAGTATGCCTTCTCCGGTGACTATAAAGGTCTTGGCCTGCGTGCACGCTACGCCATGATCAACACCAAAGGCGGTGGTGAAGATTTTACCGACACACGTTTTTACATTACCTATAAATTCTAA
- a CDS encoding alginate export family protein, with the protein MLRRNFIVILIVLASLCFTSAVLAASPFSGYVDLRYRYEYQHHFNLKGYGEQPAKGESCDGFWLQRLRIGGSWRANDWLTVAVGMQDSRVFDSDLDADSYFYNKRLDHQKNPYEDQWELYQTYLELKPFQEHDLSLRIGRQSICYGDNRIFGPGNWGNSGSYHWDAAKLSWHSGEHFIDLLWGAHIIHEPEQFSLRHRHENYGGGFYSHAQISQDWAIEPFYVIKYDEHGSFSGERGTDDLMCHSLGSRVTGLIGPLILDATLVGQWGHYGEDDLRAWGAHFGLGHCFKQTPWQPTIKLDYCYASGDRDPDDGTRQTFLGVFGARDSMYGRINLFSWSNLHEVQATVMTKPRKHLKLTMELHRFWLAAKQDGWSLNSKTYRDKTGNSGSHVGDELDLIVHWQLPALRPVKGEKIAIRAGYSRFWPGEFAKNVADNVAADWVFAQIQYSYRF; encoded by the coding sequence ATGCTCCGTCGAAACTTCATTGTTATCCTGATTGTACTTGCTTCACTCTGTTTTACCTCGGCGGTCTTGGCAGCGTCACCGTTTTCCGGTTATGTTGATTTACGCTATCGTTATGAATATCAGCACCATTTCAACCTTAAGGGCTATGGGGAACAGCCTGCCAAAGGGGAAAGCTGTGATGGTTTCTGGCTGCAGCGACTGCGCATAGGTGGTAGCTGGCGTGCCAACGACTGGCTGACCGTTGCCGTCGGCATGCAGGATTCACGCGTGTTTGATAGTGATCTCGATGCAGATTCCTATTTTTACAACAAGCGCCTTGATCACCAGAAAAACCCCTATGAAGATCAGTGGGAACTCTACCAGACCTATTTGGAACTTAAACCGTTCCAAGAGCACGATCTGTCGTTACGCATTGGCCGCCAGTCCATCTGTTATGGTGACAACCGCATTTTTGGCCCCGGGAACTGGGGGAATAGCGGCAGCTACCACTGGGACGCCGCCAAACTGTCGTGGCACTCAGGAGAGCATTTCATTGATCTGCTATGGGGTGCGCACATTATCCATGAGCCGGAACAATTTTCTCTGCGCCATCGCCATGAAAACTACGGCGGCGGTTTTTACAGTCATGCCCAGATTAGTCAGGATTGGGCGATTGAGCCCTTTTATGTGATCAAATACGATGAGCATGGTTCGTTCAGCGGTGAACGTGGTACGGATGATTTGATGTGCCACAGCTTGGGCAGTCGCGTTACCGGTCTGATCGGCCCGCTGATTTTAGATGCGACTCTGGTCGGACAGTGGGGCCATTACGGTGAAGACGATTTGCGCGCCTGGGGCGCTCATTTTGGACTCGGACACTGTTTTAAGCAAACACCATGGCAGCCGACCATCAAACTTGACTACTGTTATGCCTCCGGTGATCGCGATCCTGATGACGGCACCCGGCAGACATTTCTCGGCGTGTTCGGTGCGCGTGACAGCATGTACGGTCGCATCAACTTGTTTTCATGGAGCAATTTGCACGAAGTCCAGGCCACGGTAATGACCAAGCCGCGCAAACATCTCAAGCTGACCATGGAGCTGCATCGTTTCTGGCTGGCGGCAAAACAGGATGGCTGGTCCCTTAACAGCAAAACTTACCGTGATAAGACCGGCAACAGCGGCTCACATGTCGGCGATGAGCTCGATCTGATTGTGCATTGGCAGTTGCCGGCCTTACGCCCGGTAAAAGGGGAGAAAATTGCCATCCGGGCCGGCTACAGCCGTTTCTGGCCGGGAGAGTTTGCCAAGAATGTCGCTGACAATGTTGCGGCTGACTGGGTGTTCGCCCAGATTCAATACAGCTACCGGTTTTAG
- a CDS encoding methyl-accepting chemotaxis protein has translation MRWTQSLRNRLLLSITPVMIVGMLITAIISYKYSKDAIRGAVGHNMTNTVETCQKQINSWVNDIETDLKTLAYNPLVNEVLQNESDADRVNTLLQKVKNDYPFYENLVVLNNQGLVVAGSNPKVVGKLNLADRSYFREAMAGKSSLSKPGASRDTGDPIFVLAVPLKNDGQTEGVLFAAVGLSGFSKIFIDSLKIGEAGYAFVTDAEGVLIAHPDKKRILKVNTRDYQIGKEMMKSENMNQIVSYMLNGEEKILIFNVETKTGWTIGVTASPEDIYASAYHIRNVNIAITCILALVVALVLFFLVAPIVSALNKGVTLAKAVQQGDTSLRIDIQRSDELGQLGKALNEMAESLEQRAEIIGKVADGDLRVRVPLLSDRDTLGLAMEKMLTNLDHALIETSMVSKQVATGSNQISSAAQSLSQGGTESAASLEEITATVTQLSSQSSSNAEKAMRAKDLTSSAQNYAEQGHHQMEEMVQAMDKIQTSSQGISKIIKAIDEIAFQTNLLALNAAVEAARAGQHGKGFAVVAEEVRNLAARSANAAQETADLIEGAVLLTATGAETAEHTSKELINIVTEISNVSGLVAEIAMASEEQANGIEQINVGLTQIDQATQQNMAMAEESAASAEELSSQSAQLQDTLKKFLLSEDGSLQIPQDRLLLQ, from the coding sequence ATGCGCTGGACTCAAAGTTTACGAAATCGTCTTTTGCTCTCCATTACACCCGTCATGATTGTCGGCATGCTGATAACCGCGATCATTTCCTATAAGTACTCAAAAGACGCTATCAGGGGAGCCGTTGGTCACAATATGACCAATACCGTTGAAACCTGCCAAAAACAGATCAATTCATGGGTGAATGATATTGAAACAGATCTGAAAACGTTGGCCTATAATCCACTGGTCAACGAGGTTCTTCAAAATGAGTCTGACGCTGATCGTGTCAACACGTTATTGCAGAAAGTCAAAAACGATTATCCATTTTATGAAAACCTCGTCGTCCTCAATAACCAGGGACTGGTTGTTGCCGGCAGTAATCCTAAGGTCGTCGGCAAACTAAACCTTGCCGATCGCTCCTATTTTCGTGAAGCCATGGCAGGCAAATCTTCTTTGTCAAAACCCGGTGCCAGCCGTGACACCGGCGACCCGATCTTTGTGCTGGCAGTACCGTTAAAAAATGATGGCCAAACCGAAGGTGTTTTGTTTGCTGCTGTGGGCCTTTCCGGTTTCTCTAAGATTTTTATCGATTCGTTGAAAATTGGGGAAGCGGGTTACGCTTTTGTTACCGATGCTGAAGGGGTACTGATTGCTCACCCGGATAAAAAGCGCATTTTAAAAGTGAACACGCGCGATTATCAGATCGGCAAGGAGATGATGAAATCTGAAAATATGAATCAGATTGTCTCCTATATGCTTAATGGGGAAGAAAAAATACTCATTTTCAACGTTGAAACCAAAACCGGCTGGACGATCGGCGTGACGGCTTCACCGGAAGATATCTATGCTTCGGCTTATCATATCCGGAATGTCAACATTGCCATCACCTGTATTCTTGCCCTCGTGGTTGCTCTCGTTCTTTTCTTCCTTGTTGCTCCCATCGTCTCTGCACTGAATAAAGGGGTGACTCTTGCGAAGGCTGTGCAGCAGGGGGATACCTCTTTGCGTATCGATATTCAACGCAGCGACGAACTCGGCCAGCTCGGTAAGGCGCTCAACGAAATGGCCGAGAGTTTGGAGCAGCGTGCCGAGATTATCGGCAAGGTCGCTGACGGCGATTTGCGCGTCAGGGTTCCTCTGCTTTCAGACCGCGATACGTTAGGTCTGGCCATGGAAAAGATGCTTACCAATTTAGACCACGCCTTGATTGAAACATCCATGGTCAGTAAACAGGTTGCTACCGGTAGCAATCAGATCTCAAGTGCGGCGCAATCACTTTCCCAGGGGGGGACAGAATCCGCAGCATCCCTTGAAGAGATTACAGCAACCGTGACCCAGTTGTCCTCGCAAAGCAGCTCCAATGCTGAAAAGGCAATGCGTGCCAAGGACTTGACCTCCTCTGCTCAAAATTATGCTGAACAGGGCCACCATCAGATGGAAGAGATGGTCCAGGCCATGGATAAAATCCAGACATCAAGCCAGGGGATTTCCAAGATTATCAAAGCCATCGACGAGATCGCTTTTCAGACCAATCTTCTGGCATTGAATGCAGCCGTCGAGGCGGCTCGTGCCGGCCAGCATGGCAAAGGATTTGCTGTTGTTGCTGAAGAGGTGCGTAATCTAGCGGCTCGAAGCGCCAACGCAGCTCAGGAAACGGCAGATCTGATCGAAGGAGCTGTTTTGCTCACGGCAACAGGCGCAGAAACAGCGGAACATACGTCGAAAGAACTGATCAACATCGTCACAGAGATCAGCAATGTTTCCGGACTGGTTGCAGAGATAGCCATGGCGTCAGAAGAGCAAGCCAACGGCATCGAACAGATCAATGTTGGGCTCACGCAAATTGACCAGGCAACTCAGCAGAACATGGCGATGGCCGAGGAAAGTGCCGCGTCAGCAGAGGAGTTGTCATCACAATCCGCTCAGCTTCAAGACACACTTAAGAAATTTCTACTGAGCGAAGACGGTTCGCTGCAGATCCCTCAAGACAGATTGCTTTTACAATAA